From Streptomyces sp. HUAS MG91, the proteins below share one genomic window:
- a CDS encoding haloacid dehalogenase-like hydrolase: MRNRNVSAWTSAVVTALVATALVSPAAAATSAPTPSGRSCPQLSKKLPWYGQNRARLQKMIDERGTCAGHHGPRPVAAFDWDNTVSKNDVTDATIAWSLKHDKILRPASWKKTSKWLTDDADKALTAACGTAVPVGSPLPTSKDTDCTDEIFNIRESGRTMSGAAAFAGDWNHRWTVPQYAWVPQLFAGHTVPELESYAAAARKEALAAPVGATQKLGTHTIPGYVRYYDQQRDLIRTLQKAGFDVYIVSAGSEPVTEVWSRGVGIDREHTIAIRSVLDRKGRITPYNEGCGGTGRTQGEAIPYIDGKRCWINQDIYGIKGKAAWEKQSRGKRIALGGGDADTDVTFVGDATGAHLVLNRNKNEIMCRAYDNADGRWVANPMFIEPLPPKAGTYPCSTAAYNKPEGGFGPLLRDDGSIVPDQADTVS, encoded by the coding sequence ATGCGTAACAGAAATGTTTCCGCGTGGACTTCGGCCGTGGTCACCGCCCTGGTGGCCACGGCTCTCGTCTCTCCTGCGGCCGCCGCCACGTCCGCTCCCACCCCGTCGGGCCGCTCCTGCCCGCAGCTCTCGAAGAAGCTGCCGTGGTACGGCCAGAACCGGGCCCGACTCCAGAAAATGATCGACGAACGCGGCACCTGCGCGGGCCACCACGGCCCCCGCCCGGTCGCCGCGTTCGACTGGGACAACACCGTCTCCAAGAACGACGTCACCGACGCCACCATCGCCTGGTCCCTCAAGCACGACAAGATCCTGCGCCCCGCGAGCTGGAAGAAGACCAGCAAGTGGCTGACCGACGACGCCGACAAGGCGCTCACCGCCGCCTGCGGCACCGCCGTCCCCGTGGGCTCGCCCCTGCCCACGTCCAAGGACACCGACTGCACGGACGAGATCTTCAACATCCGCGAGTCCGGCAGGACCATGAGCGGCGCCGCGGCCTTCGCGGGCGACTGGAACCACCGCTGGACGGTGCCCCAGTACGCCTGGGTGCCCCAGCTGTTCGCCGGTCACACGGTGCCCGAGTTGGAGTCGTACGCGGCCGCCGCCCGCAAGGAGGCCCTCGCCGCGCCCGTCGGCGCGACCCAGAAGCTGGGCACGCACACCATTCCCGGCTACGTCCGCTACTACGACCAGCAGCGCGACCTCATCCGTACGCTCCAGAAGGCCGGCTTCGACGTCTACATCGTGTCCGCCGGTTCCGAGCCGGTCACCGAGGTGTGGTCACGGGGCGTCGGCATCGACCGCGAACACACCATCGCCATCCGCTCGGTGCTCGACCGCAAGGGCCGCATCACCCCGTACAACGAGGGCTGCGGCGGCACCGGCCGCACCCAGGGCGAGGCCATCCCGTACATCGACGGCAAGCGCTGCTGGATCAACCAGGACATCTACGGGATCAAGGGCAAGGCCGCCTGGGAGAAGCAGAGTCGGGGCAAGCGCATCGCCCTCGGCGGCGGTGACGCCGACACCGACGTGACCTTCGTCGGCGACGCCACCGGCGCCCACCTCGTGCTCAACCGGAACAAGAACGAGATCATGTGCCGGGCCTACGACAACGCCGACGGACGCTGGGTCGCCAACCCCATGTTCATCGAGCCGCTGCCGCCGAAGGCCGGCACGTACCCGTGCTCGACGGCCGCGTACAACAAGCCGGAGGGCGGCTTCGGCCCGCTCCTGCGCGACGACGGCTCGATCGTGCCGGACCAGGCGGACACCGTCTCCTAG
- a CDS encoding 3-oxoacyl-ACP reductase, whose product MTEENICRRLVGRTAVITGAGSGIGLATARRLASEGAHVVCGDIDENAGKKAAEAVGGTFVPVDVTDADQVEALFRTAFETYGSVDVAFNNAGISPPDDDSILDTGLEAWKRVQDVNLTSVYLCCKAAIPYMRRQGKGSIINTASFVARMGAATSQISYTASKGGVLAMSRELGVQFAREGIRVNALCPGPVDTPLLRELFAKDPERAARRLVHIPVGRFAAADEIAAAVAFLASDDASFVNATDFLVDGGISGAYVTPL is encoded by the coding sequence ATGACCGAAGAGAACATCTGCCGCCGCCTCGTCGGCCGCACCGCCGTCATCACCGGCGCCGGCAGCGGCATCGGCCTCGCCACCGCCCGCCGCCTCGCCTCCGAGGGCGCGCACGTCGTCTGCGGCGACATCGACGAGAACGCCGGAAAGAAGGCGGCGGAGGCCGTCGGCGGCACCTTCGTACCGGTCGACGTGACCGACGCCGACCAGGTCGAGGCCCTGTTCCGGACCGCGTTCGAGACCTACGGCTCCGTCGACGTCGCCTTCAACAACGCGGGCATCTCACCGCCCGACGACGACTCGATCCTCGACACCGGCCTGGAGGCGTGGAAGCGCGTCCAGGACGTCAACCTCACCTCCGTGTACCTGTGCTGCAAGGCCGCCATCCCCTACATGCGGCGCCAGGGCAAGGGCTCCATCATCAACACCGCCTCGTTCGTGGCCCGGATGGGCGCGGCCACCTCCCAGATCTCCTACACCGCCTCCAAGGGCGGCGTCCTCGCCATGTCCCGCGAACTCGGCGTGCAGTTCGCCCGCGAGGGCATCCGGGTCAACGCCCTGTGCCCCGGCCCGGTCGACACCCCGCTGCTGCGCGAGCTGTTCGCGAAGGACCCGGAGCGCGCGGCACGCCGCCTCGTCCACATCCCCGTCGGCCGGTTCGCCGCCGCCGACGAGATCGCGGCCGCCGTCGCCTTCCTGGCCAGCGACGACGCCTCGTTCGTGAACGCCACCGACTTCCTGGTGGACGGCGGGATCTCGGGCGCCTACGTCACGCCTCTGTAG
- a CDS encoding aldehyde dehydrogenase family protein translates to MLQVLNPATEDVVATVPAADADDIARAVARAVTAQRAWAAAAPADRARLLRRFADTVDQHLEELAQLEVREAGHLIGNARWEAGNARDLLLYAAGGAERLNGAQIPAPGGWDVTFHEPLGVVGVIAPWNFPMPIAAWGTAPALAAGNAVVLKPAETTPLTALRLAELALEAGLPEGLFQVLPGEGPVAGAALVDHPDVAKIVFTGSTRTGREIMERCAALVKPVTLELGGKSPNVVFADADLTKALDPFSFLDNSGQDCCARTRILVQETVYEEAAALLTDALGAVVVGDPLDEKTAMGPLISRAQLDRVRNLVPDSAPGIRGTAPTGPGFWFPPTVLTAEAADAPAAVEEIFGPVAVLLPFTDEADAIRLANATPYGLAGSVWTRDLGRALRVSGAVRAGNLSVNSHSAVRYWTPFGGVKQSGLGRELGPDALTAFTETKNVFISTEA, encoded by the coding sequence GTGCTCCAGGTACTGAACCCGGCGACGGAAGACGTCGTCGCGACCGTGCCCGCCGCCGACGCCGACGACATCGCCCGCGCCGTCGCCCGAGCCGTCACCGCCCAGCGCGCCTGGGCCGCGGCCGCCCCCGCCGACCGGGCCCGGCTCCTCCGCCGCTTCGCCGACACCGTCGACCAGCATCTCGAAGAGCTGGCGCAGCTGGAGGTCCGCGAGGCCGGGCACCTCATCGGCAACGCCCGCTGGGAGGCGGGCAACGCCCGCGACCTGCTGCTGTACGCGGCCGGTGGCGCCGAACGCCTCAACGGCGCGCAGATCCCGGCCCCCGGCGGCTGGGACGTCACCTTCCACGAACCGCTCGGCGTCGTCGGCGTCATCGCCCCGTGGAACTTCCCGATGCCGATCGCCGCCTGGGGCACGGCCCCCGCACTCGCGGCGGGCAACGCGGTCGTCCTCAAGCCCGCCGAGACCACCCCGCTCACCGCCCTGCGCCTGGCCGAACTCGCCCTGGAGGCGGGCCTTCCCGAGGGCCTGTTCCAGGTACTGCCCGGCGAGGGCCCGGTCGCCGGAGCGGCCCTTGTCGACCACCCGGACGTCGCGAAGATCGTCTTCACCGGGTCGACCCGCACCGGCCGCGAGATCATGGAGCGGTGCGCCGCCCTGGTCAAGCCGGTCACGCTCGAACTCGGCGGCAAGAGCCCCAACGTCGTCTTCGCGGACGCCGACCTGACGAAGGCCCTCGACCCGTTCTCGTTCCTCGACAACTCCGGCCAGGACTGCTGCGCCCGCACCCGCATCCTCGTCCAGGAGACGGTGTACGAGGAGGCCGCGGCGCTGCTCACCGACGCGCTCGGCGCCGTCGTCGTCGGCGACCCGCTGGACGAGAAGACGGCGATGGGCCCGCTGATCTCCCGCGCCCAGCTCGACCGGGTCAGGAACCTCGTGCCCGACTCCGCCCCCGGCATCCGGGGCACCGCGCCCACCGGGCCCGGCTTCTGGTTCCCGCCGACCGTGCTGACCGCCGAAGCCGCCGACGCGCCCGCGGCCGTGGAGGAGATCTTCGGGCCCGTCGCGGTCCTGCTGCCCTTCACCGACGAGGCGGACGCGATCCGCCTCGCCAACGCCACCCCGTACGGCCTCGCCGGTTCGGTCTGGACCCGGGACCTGGGCCGCGCCCTGCGCGTGTCGGGCGCCGTCCGCGCCGGGAACCTGTCCGTCAACTCGCACTCCGCCGTGCGCTACTGGACCCCGTTCGGCGGCGTCAAGCAGTCCGGCCTCGGCCGCGAACTGGGCCCCGACGCCCTCACCGCCTTCACCGAAACCAAGAACGTCTTCATCAGCACGGAGGCCTGA
- a CDS encoding glutamine synthetase family protein: MADRTPPLSVEGLRSLVANEEIDTVVLAFPDMQGRLQGKRFAASFFLDEVLEHGTEGCNYLLAVDAEMNTVDGYAMSSWERGYGDFAMHPDLTTLRRVPWNDGTAMLVADLAWDDGSPVVAAPRQILRRQLDRLAALGLTAQVGTELEFIVFKDTYEQAWDANYRGLTPANQYNIDYSVLGTGRVEPLLRRIRNEMAGAGLTVESAKGECNPGQHEIAFRYDEALVTCDQHAIYKTGAKEIAAQEGVSLTFMAKYNEREGNSCHIHLSLADADGANAMADGRDMSELMRHFLAGQLAALRDFSLLYAPHINSYKRFQQGSFAPTAVAWGHDNRTCALRVVGHGRSLRFENRLPGGDVNPYLAVAGLIAAGLHGVEYKLGLPDACAGNAYTAGYAHVPTTLREAADLWADSPIARAAFGDEVVAHYRNMARVELDAFDAAVTDWELRRSFERM; encoded by the coding sequence GTGGCAGACCGCACACCCCCGCTCTCCGTCGAGGGACTGCGTTCCCTCGTCGCGAACGAAGAGATCGACACCGTCGTCCTGGCCTTCCCCGACATGCAGGGGCGGCTCCAGGGCAAGCGGTTCGCCGCATCCTTCTTCCTCGACGAGGTCCTGGAGCACGGCACCGAGGGCTGCAACTACCTCCTCGCGGTCGACGCCGAGATGAACACCGTCGACGGCTACGCGATGTCGTCCTGGGAGCGCGGCTACGGCGACTTCGCCATGCACCCCGACCTCACCACCCTGCGCCGTGTCCCCTGGAACGACGGCACGGCGATGCTCGTCGCCGACCTCGCCTGGGACGACGGCTCACCCGTCGTCGCCGCGCCCCGGCAGATCCTGCGCCGCCAGCTGGACCGGCTCGCCGCCCTCGGGCTCACCGCCCAGGTCGGCACCGAGCTGGAGTTCATCGTCTTCAAGGACACCTACGAGCAGGCCTGGGACGCCAACTACCGCGGCCTCACCCCGGCCAACCAGTACAACATCGACTACTCGGTCCTCGGCACCGGCCGCGTCGAGCCCCTGCTGCGCCGGATCCGCAACGAGATGGCGGGCGCGGGCCTCACCGTCGAGTCCGCCAAGGGGGAGTGCAACCCCGGCCAGCACGAGATCGCCTTCCGCTACGACGAAGCCCTCGTCACCTGCGACCAGCACGCGATCTACAAGACGGGCGCCAAGGAGATCGCCGCCCAGGAGGGCGTCTCGCTCACCTTCATGGCGAAGTACAACGAGCGCGAGGGCAACTCCTGCCACATCCACCTCTCCCTCGCCGACGCGGACGGTGCCAACGCGATGGCCGACGGCCGGGACATGTCCGAGCTGATGCGGCACTTCCTCGCCGGGCAGCTCGCCGCGCTGCGCGACTTCTCCCTCCTCTACGCACCGCACATCAACTCCTACAAGCGGTTCCAGCAGGGCTCCTTCGCCCCGACCGCCGTCGCCTGGGGCCACGACAACCGCACCTGCGCGCTGCGCGTCGTCGGCCACGGCCGCTCGCTGAGATTCGAGAACCGGCTGCCCGGCGGCGACGTCAACCCGTACCTCGCCGTCGCGGGCCTCATCGCCGCAGGCCTGCACGGCGTCGAGTACAAGCTCGGCCTCCCCGACGCCTGCGCGGGCAACGCCTACACGGCCGGCTACGCACACGTCCCCACCACCCTGCGCGAGGCCGCCGACCTCTGGGCGGACAGCCCCATCGCCCGGGCCGCGTTCGGCGACGAGGTCGTCGCCCACTACCGCAACATGGCGCGGGTCGAACTCGACGCGTTCGACGCCGCGGTGACCGACTGGGAGCTGCGCCGCTCCTTCGAACGCATGTGA
- a CDS encoding FCD domain-containing protein yields MSRTNADGGLATVLRPVRAGNGFEEALEQILQVVRLGLVAAGERLPSERELAERLGISRVTLREVLKVLQDQGLVEARRGRYGGTFVLPRPGVGGEDELRRRIAGVDVEDVLRFREVLEVGAAGLCAAHGLDGARAGRLRAALADTHDAPLADYRRRDTLLHLTLAELCGSPTLAAQYAAVRATVNDLLDCIPLLVRNLEHSQRQHTALVEAVLDGDADGAREMTREHCAGTAALLRGFLA; encoded by the coding sequence ATGTCGCGCACGAATGCGGACGGGGGACTCGCGACGGTGCTGCGCCCGGTGCGCGCGGGCAACGGCTTCGAGGAGGCGCTGGAGCAGATCCTCCAGGTGGTCCGGCTCGGCCTGGTGGCGGCCGGTGAACGGCTGCCTTCCGAGCGGGAGTTGGCGGAGCGCCTGGGGATCAGCCGGGTGACGCTGCGCGAGGTCCTGAAGGTCCTCCAGGACCAAGGGCTCGTCGAGGCGCGGCGCGGCCGGTACGGCGGGACGTTCGTGCTGCCGCGCCCCGGCGTGGGCGGCGAGGACGAGCTGCGGCGCCGCATCGCGGGCGTCGACGTGGAGGACGTGCTGCGGTTCCGCGAGGTCCTGGAGGTGGGGGCGGCCGGGCTGTGCGCGGCGCACGGCCTGGACGGCGCGCGGGCCGGGCGGCTGCGCGCGGCGCTCGCGGACACCCACGACGCGCCGCTCGCGGACTACCGCCGCCGGGACACGCTGCTCCATCTCACGCTCGCCGAGCTGTGCGGTTCGCCCACGCTCGCCGCGCAGTACGCGGCGGTGCGCGCGACGGTGAACGACCTCCTGGACTGCATCCCCCTCCTGGTCCGCAATCTGGAGCACTCCCAGCGCCAGCACACGGCGCTGGTGGAGGCCGTGCTCGACGGAGACGCGGACGGCGCGCGGGAGATGACGCGCGAGCACTGCGCGGGCACGGCCGCGCTGCTGCGCGGCTTCCTCGCCTGA
- a CDS encoding gamma-glutamyl-gamma-aminobutyrate hydrolase family protein, translating into MVSRPLIGISTYLEKKASWGVWEMPATLLPAGYPQLVQSSGGLAATVPPDDAKHAPSVVARLDGLIIAGGPDVAPERYRAERDPRTGPSAEERDTWELALIRAALTSGTPLLGICRGMQLLNVALGGTLTQHIDGHVVETGVFGRHTVTPVPGTRYGDLVPEPAEVPTYHHQAVDRLGKGLVASAHAADGTVEAVELPGMSWVIGVQWHPEMGEDKRVTEGLVRAAGTPHGF; encoded by the coding sequence ATGGTGAGCAGGCCGCTGATCGGCATCAGCACCTACCTGGAGAAGAAGGCCAGTTGGGGCGTGTGGGAGATGCCCGCGACGCTCCTGCCCGCCGGTTACCCGCAGCTGGTGCAGTCCTCGGGCGGGCTCGCCGCGACGGTGCCGCCGGACGACGCGAAGCACGCCCCGTCGGTGGTGGCCCGGCTGGACGGGCTGATCATCGCGGGCGGACCGGACGTGGCGCCGGAGCGGTACAGGGCCGAGCGCGACCCGCGCACCGGCCCGTCCGCCGAGGAGCGCGACACCTGGGAACTGGCCCTGATCCGGGCGGCGCTGACCTCCGGGACGCCGCTGCTCGGCATCTGCCGCGGGATGCAGCTGCTGAACGTCGCGCTCGGCGGCACGCTCACCCAGCACATCGACGGTCATGTCGTGGAGACCGGTGTCTTCGGCCGGCACACGGTGACGCCGGTGCCGGGCACGCGGTACGGGGATCTGGTCCCGGAGCCGGCGGAGGTGCCGACCTATCACCATCAGGCGGTGGACCGGCTCGGCAAGGGCCTGGTCGCCTCCGCGCACGCGGCGGACGGCACCGTCGAGGCCGTCGAACTGCCCGGCATGTCCTGGGTGATCGGGGTGCAGTGGCACCCCGAGATGGGTGAGGACAAGCGCGTCACGGAGGGGTTGGTGCGCGCCGCGGGCACCCCGCACGGCTTCTGA
- a CDS encoding LysR family transcriptional regulator — MGEERHRQREQQNPVRESPPGLLAHRVPDLGALELLLAVARLGSLGAAARELGISQPAASSRIRSMERQLGLALVDRSPRGSRLTGTGALVTDWARRIVAAAEEFDAGAQALRDRRDSRLTVAASMTIAEYLLPRWLLALRAARPDTAVSLLAGNSAVVAERLLAGEADLGFVEGLTVPAGLDSTVIAHDRLIVVTAPSHPWSRRRKPLTPDELAATALILREEGSGTRQVLDAALGGLARPLIELSSTTAVKAAAVSGAGPSVLSELAVGEELTARRLVEIPLDAAPLTRALRAVWPTGHRPTGPARDLLGLTRTG; from the coding sequence ATGGGCGAGGAACGGCACAGGCAACGGGAGCAGCAGAACCCTGTACGGGAGTCCCCGCCCGGGCTGCTCGCCCACCGCGTGCCCGACCTCGGCGCGCTCGAACTGCTCCTCGCCGTGGCCCGCCTGGGCAGCCTCGGCGCCGCCGCGCGCGAACTGGGCATCAGCCAGCCCGCGGCCAGCAGCCGGATCCGCTCCATGGAGCGCCAGCTCGGCCTGGCCCTGGTCGACCGCTCCCCGCGCGGCTCCCGGCTGACCGGCACCGGCGCGCTGGTCACGGACTGGGCGCGGCGGATCGTGGCGGCGGCGGAGGAGTTCGACGCGGGGGCACAGGCGCTGCGCGACCGCAGGGACTCGCGCCTCACGGTGGCGGCGAGCATGACGATCGCCGAGTACCTGCTGCCGCGCTGGCTCCTCGCGCTGCGGGCCGCACGGCCCGACACGGCGGTCTCGCTGCTGGCCGGGAACTCGGCGGTGGTCGCGGAGCGGCTGCTCGCGGGCGAGGCGGACCTGGGCTTCGTCGAGGGGCTCACCGTCCCCGCGGGCCTGGACTCGACGGTCATCGCCCACGACCGGCTGATCGTCGTGACGGCCCCGAGCCACCCCTGGTCCCGCCGCCGCAAGCCGCTGACACCGGACGAGCTGGCCGCGACCGCGCTCATCCTCCGCGAGGAGGGCTCGGGCACCCGCCAGGTCCTCGACGCCGCCCTGGGCGGCCTGGCCCGCCCGCTGATCGAGCTCTCCTCGACGACGGCGGTGAAGGCCGCGGCGGTCAGCGGCGCCGGCCCCTCGGTCCTGAGCGAACTGGCCGTCGGCGAGGAGCTGACCGCCCGCCGCCTGGTCGAGATCCCGCTGGACGCAGCGCCGCTGACCCGCGCCCTGCGCGCCGTCTGGCCCACCGGCCACCGCCCGACGGGCCCGGCGCGCGATCTGCTGGGCCTGACCCGTACGGGCTGA
- a CDS encoding TDT family transporter produces MVTAAQPHALPATGVPSVRAAAVRHLGPNWYAAVMGTAIVANAGATLPAGFPGLRTGCTVVWALSCVALVAVLAARALHWTHHRDQARAHLLDPAVAPFYGCLSMALLAVGAGTLLVGRDWIGLGAAVAVDTVLFVAGTAVGLAAAVAIPYLMVVRHRIEPGQASPVWLLPVVAPMVSAAVGPLLVPHLPAGQWQESFLFVCYAMFGLSLLATLVMLPVIFARLVTAGPLPLLLTPTLFLVLGPLGQSTTAANKFADVAGGVLPASYAHGFTAFAVLYGVPVMGFAMLWLAFALAMVVRARREGMGFAMTWWAFTFPVGTCVTGAEGLGKHTGLAVFDGLALVLYAALVAAWAVASVRTIRGLLDGRLLAAPGTPRTP; encoded by the coding sequence ATGGTCACTGCTGCCCAGCCCCACGCTCTCCCCGCCACCGGCGTCCCCTCCGTCCGGGCGGCCGCCGTCCGCCACCTCGGCCCCAACTGGTACGCGGCCGTCATGGGTACCGCGATCGTCGCCAACGCGGGCGCCACGCTCCCGGCCGGATTCCCGGGGCTGCGGACCGGCTGCACGGTGGTGTGGGCGCTGTCGTGCGTGGCGCTGGTGGCGGTGCTGGCCGCGCGGGCGCTGCACTGGACGCACCACCGCGACCAGGCCCGGGCCCATCTCCTCGACCCGGCGGTGGCGCCCTTCTACGGCTGTCTGTCGATGGCGCTGCTCGCGGTCGGCGCCGGGACGCTGCTCGTCGGGCGGGACTGGATCGGCCTCGGCGCCGCCGTGGCGGTCGACACCGTGCTGTTCGTCGCGGGCACGGCCGTCGGGCTCGCCGCCGCCGTCGCGATCCCGTATCTGATGGTCGTACGGCATCGGATCGAGCCGGGGCAGGCGTCGCCGGTGTGGCTGCTGCCCGTGGTCGCGCCGATGGTGTCGGCGGCGGTCGGCCCGCTGCTCGTGCCGCACCTGCCGGCCGGGCAGTGGCAGGAGTCCTTCCTCTTCGTCTGTTACGCGATGTTCGGCCTCAGTCTGCTGGCGACGCTGGTCATGCTGCCGGTGATCTTCGCGCGGCTGGTCACGGCGGGCCCGCTGCCGCTGCTTCTGACCCCGACCCTCTTCCTCGTGCTCGGTCCGCTGGGCCAGTCGACGACGGCGGCCAACAAGTTCGCCGATGTCGCGGGCGGGGTGCTTCCCGCCTCGTACGCGCACGGGTTCACGGCGTTCGCGGTGCTGTACGGGGTGCCGGTGATGGGGTTCGCGATGCTGTGGCTGGCGTTCGCCCTGGCGATGGTGGTGCGGGCGCGGCGCGAGGGGATGGGGTTCGCGATGACGTGGTGGGCGTTCACGTTCCCCGTCGGGACCTGTGTCACCGGCGCGGAGGGCCTGGGCAAGCACACGGGACTCGCCGTCTTCGACGGGCTGGCGCTCGTGCTCTACGCGGCCCTGGTCGCGGCCTGGGCGGTGGCGTCGGTCCGGACGATCCGGGGCCTGCTCGACGGGCGGCTGCTCGCGGCGCCCGGCACGCCCCGGACGCCGTGA
- a CDS encoding helical backbone metal receptor, with the protein MRVVSLVPSLTEAVAVTLPGVLVGATDWCTHPADLDVTRIGGTKNPDVRAVVALRPDLVVANEEENRAPDLAALRAAGIEVLVTEVRTLPQATAELGWVLRACGAASRPRWLDEAEAAWAALAPPARRVRAVVPIWRRPWMVLGRDTFAGDLLARLGVDNVYADHAERYPRIPLDALEAVEKDVVVLPDEPYRFTADDGPEAFTAPSALVSGRHLTWYGPSLGQAPEVLRRALGER; encoded by the coding sequence GTGCGCGTCGTCTCTCTTGTGCCGTCCCTGACCGAGGCGGTCGCCGTCACGCTGCCGGGCGTCCTCGTCGGCGCCACCGACTGGTGCACCCATCCGGCCGACCTGGACGTGACCCGGATCGGCGGCACCAAGAACCCCGACGTGCGGGCGGTCGTCGCACTCCGCCCCGACCTGGTCGTCGCCAACGAGGAGGAGAACCGCGCCCCCGACCTCGCCGCCCTGCGCGCCGCCGGGATCGAGGTCCTGGTCACCGAGGTGCGCACCCTGCCGCAGGCGACGGCGGAGCTGGGCTGGGTGCTGCGCGCGTGCGGCGCGGCGTCCCGGCCGCGCTGGCTCGACGAGGCGGAGGCGGCCTGGGCCGCTCTCGCGCCGCCCGCCCGCCGCGTCCGGGCCGTGGTCCCGATCTGGCGGCGCCCGTGGATGGTCCTCGGCCGCGACACCTTCGCCGGCGACCTGCTCGCCCGCCTCGGCGTCGACAACGTGTACGCGGACCACGCCGAGCGCTACCCGCGCATCCCGCTCGACGCGCTGGAAGCCGTGGAAAAGGACGTGGTGGTGCTGCCCGACGAGCCGTACCGTTTCACCGCCGACGACGGACCGGAGGCCTTCACGGCGCCGTCCGCGCTGGTCAGCGGCCGCCATCTCACCTGGTACGGGCCGTCGTTGGGGCAGGCGCCCGAGGTGCTGCGCAGGGCGCTGGGGGAGCGGTGA
- a CDS encoding XRE family transcriptional regulator — MDEHKESLRVGAAVRRRRRTLELTLSAVAERSGLSVPFLSQVENERARPSRRSLEKVADALGTTAVELLAAADPARTVDLVRADDTDVEEESAGGVVRSLVRGHHQMHAQEFVGDHDPGREFQLRNDVLMHVTEGAVEVEAEGRAYRLVRGDTLYLTGGVRHRWRATVPDARVLVVAVAEHIDAVDEPGPK, encoded by the coding sequence ATGGATGAACACAAGGAGTCACTCCGCGTGGGCGCGGCCGTCCGGCGCCGGCGCCGGACACTGGAGCTGACGCTGTCCGCCGTCGCCGAGCGCAGCGGCCTGTCGGTGCCCTTCCTCAGCCAGGTGGAGAACGAGCGGGCGCGGCCCAGCCGCCGTTCCCTGGAGAAGGTCGCCGACGCCCTCGGCACCACCGCCGTCGAACTGCTCGCCGCCGCCGACCCGGCCCGCACCGTCGATCTGGTCCGCGCCGACGACACCGACGTCGAGGAGGAGTCGGCGGGCGGCGTCGTGCGGTCCCTGGTGCGCGGGCACCACCAGATGCACGCCCAGGAGTTCGTGGGGGACCACGACCCGGGCCGCGAGTTCCAGCTGCGCAACGACGTGCTGATGCACGTCACCGAGGGCGCCGTCGAGGTGGAGGCGGAGGGCCGCGCGTACCGTCTCGTGCGCGGCGACACCCTGTACCTGACCGGTGGCGTACGGCACCGGTGGCGGGCGACCGTGCCGGACGCCCGGGTGCTCGTGGTGGCCGTCGCGGAGCACATCGACGCGGTCGACGAGCCCGGCCCCAAGTAG